A genomic segment from Nicotiana sylvestris chromosome 1, ASM39365v2, whole genome shotgun sequence encodes:
- the LOC104237587 gene encoding uncharacterized protein gives MSEQPKKALFKHKSWSPDIQREEVWLKRKRTNRMRLAAIRRSMSLPAAAAADDRRSTSVTDEDVEELRACFELGFGFDPSDDLDPKLTKAFPALELYQAVNKLSRSSSSVSTVASDSCETPSSGESSVSIVEPGDDAETAKMRLKQWAQVVALSVRRSPSF, from the exons ATGTCTGAACAACCGAAAAAAGccctattcaaacacaaatcatGGTCTCCTGACATTCAACGTGAAGAAGTTTGGCTCAAACGTAAGAGAACTAACCGTATGCGCCTCGCCGCCATCCGCCGTTCCATGAGCCTCCCCGCCGCTGCTGCCGCTGACGACCGTCGTTCAACGAGCGTCACTGACGAGGACGTCGAAGAACTCCGCGCTTGTTTTGAATTAGGATTCGGGTTTGATCCGTCGGATGATTTGGATCCGAAGCTTACAAAAGCTTTTCCCGCTTTGGAGCTTTATCAAGCTGTGAATAAGTTATCCAGATCTTCTTCTTCTGTTTCGACGGTAGCTTCCGATTCATGTGAAACTCCGTCCTCAGGTGAAAGCTCTGTCTCCATTGTTGAACCag GTGATGATGCGGAGACAGCGAAGATGAGATTGAAGCAGTGGGCACAAGTGGTGGCTCTTTCAGTGCGAAGATCACCTTCGTTTTAG